In Pseudomonas sp. R76, one genomic interval encodes:
- the sdhC gene encoding succinate dehydrogenase, cytochrome b556 subunit has product MNSQRPVNLDLRTIKLPITGVTSFLHRVSGIILFLGLGIMLYALSKSLGSEEGYAEVKACLTSPLAKFVAWGLLSALLYHLVAGVRHLIMDAGIGETLEGGRLGSKIIIAISVVLIVLAGVWIW; this is encoded by the coding sequence GTGAATAGCCAACGACCTGTAAACCTAGACCTAAGGACCATCAAACTCCCCATCACCGGCGTTACGTCGTTCCTGCACCGTGTTTCCGGCATCATCCTGTTCCTGGGCTTGGGCATCATGCTTTATGCATTGAGCAAATCCCTGGGTTCCGAGGAAGGATACGCCGAGGTGAAGGCATGCTTGACCAGCCCGCTGGCCAAGTTCGTAGCATGGGGCCTCCTGTCCGCTCTGCTTTATCACCTGGTAGCCGGTGTGCGCCACTTGATCATGGATGCGGGTATCGGTGAGACGCTGGAAGGCGGCCGCCTGGGCTCGAAAATCATCATCGCCATTTCCGTGGTGCTGATCGTTCTGGCAGGAGTTTGGATATGGTAA
- the sdhD gene encoding succinate dehydrogenase, hydrophobic membrane anchor protein: protein MVTSVTNLSRSGLYDWMAQRVSAVVLAAYFIFLIGYLVANPGIGYEQWHGLFSHNAMRIFSLLALVALGAHAWVGMWTIATDYLTPMALGKSATAVRFLFQAVCGVAMFAYFVWGVQILWGI from the coding sequence ATGGTAACCAGCGTTACGAACCTTTCGCGTTCGGGCCTCTATGACTGGATGGCGCAGCGTGTGTCTGCGGTCGTTCTCGCGGCTTATTTCATTTTCCTGATCGGATACCTCGTCGCAAACCCCGGCATTGGCTATGAGCAATGGCACGGGTTGTTTTCCCACAATGCGATGCGAATCTTCAGTCTGCTGGCACTTGTTGCCCTGGGCGCACACGCCTGGGTCGGCATGTGGACCATCGCGACTGACTACCTGACGCCGATGGCGCTGGGCAAGTCCGCGACTGCAGTACGTTTCCTCTTCCAGGCAGTATGCGGCGTCGCGATGTTCGCTTACTTCGTCTGGGGTGTGCAGATTCTTTGGGGTATCTGA